In Candidatus Woesearchaeota archaeon, the following are encoded in one genomic region:
- a CDS encoding ABC transporter ATP-binding protein, whose protein sequence is MEALSISALEKSYGSFKAVKGISFSIEKGEFFALLGPNGAGKTTTINILCGLANIGSGTVKVFGKDLLKDYQEVRALIGLVPQEFNFDQFIKLEDMLVFQAGFFNIPRKEAKKRAEKLMKQLGIYEKRHAQLRMLSGGMKRRAIIARALMHKPRLLILDEPTAGVDVELRHELWEFIQEINKKGVTILLTTHYIEEAQQLCKRVAIMNHGKIVALDTTKNLLNRLKGEEIHITLERKIKLPKKFEKYNPTMKDKTLIFTIHETNYRELLKDLSTLPVQHLETKEKKLEDVFLELTR, encoded by the coding sequence ATGGAAGCTCTTTCTATTTCAGCTCTTGAGAAATCCTATGGATCTTTCAAGGCAGTCAAAGGCATTAGTTTTTCCATAGAGAAAGGAGAGTTCTTTGCACTTCTTGGCCCCAATGGCGCAGGAAAAACGACCACGATAAACATTCTTTGCGGTCTTGCTAACATTGGTTCAGGGACAGTAAAAGTTTTTGGAAAAGATCTTCTCAAAGACTATCAAGAAGTGCGAGCACTTATTGGACTTGTTCCTCAAGAATTTAATTTTGATCAGTTCATTAAACTTGAAGACATGCTTGTGTTCCAAGCAGGATTTTTTAACATCCCTCGTAAAGAAGCAAAAAAAAGAGCTGAAAAACTCATGAAACAACTGGGCATTTATGAAAAAAGACATGCTCAACTACGCATGCTCTCAGGAGGTATGAAACGTAGAGCCATTATTGCTCGCGCACTCATGCACAAACCACGTTTGCTTATCCTTGATGAGCCAACAGCAGGAGTTGATGTAGAACTTAGGCACGAACTTTGGGAGTTTATTCAAGAAATCAATAAGAAAGGCGTTACCATTCTTCTCACCACCCACTACATTGAGGAAGCGCAGCAACTTTGTAAAAGAGTAGCAATCATGAACCATGGAAAAATTGTGGCTCTTGACACGACAAAAAATCTTCTTAATAGGCTTAAAGGAGAAGAAATCCATATCACACTTGAAAGAAAAATCAAACTGCCTAAGAAATTTGAAAAATACAACCCAACAATGAAAGACAAAACATTAATCTTTACTATTCATGAAACGAATTACCGTGAACTGCTCAAAGACCTCTCTACACTGCCAGTGCAACACCTCGAAACAAAAGAGAAGAAATTAGAAGACGTCTTCTTGGAGCTTACAAGATGA
- a CDS encoding metallophosphoesterase, with amino-acid sequence MSVHALQFRSCALKIDETLILCDVHLGYEKSLQRVQLPLFQFEDIIAQLQEVLRNDHFKRIIINGDLKDEFSRISNQEWRHVTQFLELCKEHCDDIIVIKGNHDTLLNPIIRKFKITFVDTYQFDDVFVCHGDKKIPLPDECKVVIIGHEHPAITLREGVRTEKYKCFLVGNYEGKQLIVLPAFYSAHQGSDITSAKRLSPFLPKNLDSFEVFVVGDTVYPFGKVKNIPQ; translated from the coding sequence ATGAGCGTGCACGCGTTACAGTTCAGATCTTGTGCTCTTAAGATTGACGAGACACTCATACTTTGTGATGTTCATCTGGGTTATGAGAAAAGCCTTCAAAGAGTACAACTACCTCTTTTTCAATTTGAGGATATTATCGCTCAGCTTCAAGAAGTACTACGCAACGACCATTTTAAACGCATCATTATCAATGGAGATCTTAAAGATGAATTTTCTCGCATTTCAAACCAGGAGTGGCGCCACGTCACTCAGTTCCTTGAACTTTGCAAAGAACATTGTGATGACATTATTGTAATTAAGGGTAACCATGATACCCTTTTAAATCCGATAATAAGAAAATTTAAGATAACCTTTGTTGATACATACCAATTTGATGATGTTTTCGTGTGTCATGGAGATAAAAAAATACCTCTTCCTGATGAGTGCAAGGTGGTGATCATCGGACATGAGCATCCTGCAATCACTCTTCGCGAAGGTGTGCGCACTGAGAAATACAAATGCTTCCTCGTGGGAAATTATGAGGGAAAACAACTCATCGTACTTCCCGCATTCTACTCTGCGCATCAAGGATCTGATATCACCTCTGCAAAAAGGCTCTCGCCGTTTCTTCCAAAAAATCTAGATTCCTTTGAAGTATTCGTGGTTGGTGATACCGTATACCCTTTTGGAAAAGTAAAAAATATTCCTCAGTAA
- a CDS encoding ABC transporter permease, with amino-acid sequence MNWIALFTLIRREVHRSLRLYKQTILPPMLTATLYILIFGFSVGSRIGEMGGFSYLQFILPGLIMMGVITSSYMSVVSSLFLSKFQGNIQEILVSPMSYLEMVLGYISGGVARGLIVGLGITLVSAIFANIPVVNPLVSISFAFIISILFSSLGYITALWAKNFDQMGMFSTFLITPLIYVGGVFYSIDLLPPLFQSLSKINPILYMVNGFRYGFLGVSDVNILFSSALIIILAFLSILLCINLTKKGWNLRA; translated from the coding sequence ATGAATTGGATTGCTCTTTTTACACTTATAAGACGTGAGGTCCACAGATCTCTTCGTCTCTACAAGCAAACCATTCTTCCACCTATGCTCACAGCAACACTGTACATCCTTATTTTTGGATTTTCAGTAGGTTCACGTATCGGCGAAATGGGCGGTTTTAGTTATCTTCAATTCATACTTCCAGGTCTTATCATGATGGGCGTTATTACCAGCTCATATATGTCTGTTGTTTCCTCTCTTTTCCTCTCCAAATTCCAAGGAAACATACAAGAAATACTGGTAAGTCCTATGAGTTACCTTGAAATGGTCTTAGGATACATCTCAGGAGGAGTTGCACGCGGACTCATCGTGGGCCTTGGCATCACACTCGTCTCAGCAATCTTTGCAAACATACCCGTAGTAAACCCCCTTGTTAGTATCTCTTTTGCATTTATTATCAGCATTCTCTTCAGCTCACTTGGGTACATCACTGCCTTGTGGGCTAAGAATTTTGATCAAATGGGGATGTTCTCAACATTTCTCATAACCCCCCTTATCTATGTTGGAGGTGTGTTCTACTCTATTGACCTCCTACCACCACTCTTCCAATCACTTAGCAAAATTAACCCTATTTTGTACATGGTAAATGGTTTTAGATATGGTTTCTTAGGGGTTAGTGATGTGAACATTCTCTTTTCAAGTGCTTTAATTATCATCCTCGCTTTTCTCTCTATTCTGCTTTGTATTAATCTTACAAAGAAGGGTTGGAACTTACGCGCATAA